Proteins from one Cyprinus carpio isolate SPL01 chromosome B15, ASM1834038v1, whole genome shotgun sequence genomic window:
- the LOC109062275 gene encoding inward rectifier potassium channel 13-like, translating into MTSTTSEQKAASCPLMAKPHCQRLVSKDGRSLMRGSAPGSRETWFGALRDMWGTWLALRWRWVVLAFCGSFLLHWLLFAVLWYLLARVNGDLEVPDHDSPPPGHVLCVKHVTGFTAAFSFALETQLTIGYGTMYPNADCPTAIALLALQMLLGLMLEAFITGAFVAKFSRSQKRCGGILFSPQAVVCEVRGQRCLMFRVCNLLPRPLVDVCVSAVLYEERDDHELHQTAMEFSVDNLGPRPCPLFLSPLSFYHPLTPSSPLNNAPSTKHFELVVFLTASQESTGSGYHKRTSYLHDEILYGSCFTKVTSRYGKGRSKAESMRYFDTQPCPLTFPNTDTGDALEKEHVVVQVNGEGSDRVE; encoded by the exons ATGACAAGCACCACCAGTGAACAAAAAGCTGCCTCCTGCCCCCTGATGGCCAAACCACACTGTCAGCGGCTGGTCAGCAAGGATGGCCGGAGTCTGATGCGAGGCAGTGCCCCGGGCTCCAGAGAGACATGGTTCGGGGCCCTGCGGGACATGTGGGGGACGTGGCTGGCGCTGCGGTGGCGATGGGTGGTGCTGGCGTTCTGCGGTTCATTCCTGCTTCACTGGCTGCTGTTCGCAGTGTTGTGGTATCTGCTGGCCCGTGTCAACGGAGACCTGGAGGTGCCTGATCATGACTCTCCACCGCCTGGTCATGTGCTGTGTGTCAAACACGTGACGGGCTTCACCGCCGCCTTCTCTTTCGCCCTTGAGACGCAGCTGACCATCGGGTATGGCACCATGTACCCCAACGCTGACTGTCCGACCGCCATAGCGCTGCTCGCCCTTCAGATGCTGCTGGGACTCATGCTGGAGGCCTTCATCACCG GTGCATTTGTGGCTAAATTCTCCCGCTCTCAAAAGCGCTGCGGTGGGATCCTGTTCAGTCCTCAGGCTGTAGTgtgtgaggtcagaggtcagcgtTGCCTGATGTTCCGCGTCTGTAACCTGCTTCCACGGCCGCTGGTGGACGTGTGCGTGAGCGCTGTTCTCTACGAAGAACGTGACGATCACGAACTCCACCAAACAGCGATGGAATTCAGCGTCGATAACCTGGGGCCACGACCTTGCCCTCTTTTCCTTTCACCTCTGTCCTTTTATCACCCTCTAACTCCATCCAGCCCTCTAAACAACGCCCCAAGCACCAAACACTTTGAGCTGGTGGTGTTCCTCACCGCTTCTCAGGAGAGCACAGGCTCTGGATACCATAAGAGGACATCCTACCTGCACGACGAGATCCTGTACGGCAGCTGCTTCACCAAGGTGACGTCTCGGTACGGCAAAGGCCGGAGCAAAGCCGAAAGCATGCGCTATTTTGACACGCAGCCCTGTCCGCTCACATTCCCAAACACAGACACCGGCGACGCACTGGAGAAAGAGCACGTGGTGGTCCAGGTCAACGGAGAAGGCAGTGACCGGGTGGAGtag